The following proteins are encoded in a genomic region of Desulfosporosinus youngiae DSM 17734:
- a CDS encoding polyprenyl synthetase family protein, translating into MSIQEQYITNDTSIPKLPFTELLFVEDQLQTVLQKSDGLIRETCISLLESGGKRIRPLLTLYSGMCFAPLNPLMIQAAVASELIHMASLIHDDVIDESATRRGKPTIVSQYGNHAAILTGDYLFAEAFNILSKQQLLASMTYLVDAIQAMCHGEVHQSDDQFSNSVDTHSYFSRIANKTGILLAACCQSGAILAGAAPEELTLMREYGLNLGYAYQITDDILDINGDEESLGKPVGSDLANGNITLPMLYLLDKPIYGGWFREIMRTRNITHQGALSIKAALISTGCIEEAYLTATQCINNAKASLDRIPSSQYKTTLLNMADSILHRKA; encoded by the coding sequence ATGAGTATACAGGAACAATATATCACCAATGACACGTCTATTCCTAAACTTCCATTTACAGAATTGCTCTTTGTTGAAGATCAGTTGCAAACTGTACTCCAAAAGTCTGATGGCCTTATTCGGGAAACCTGCATCAGTTTGCTGGAATCCGGCGGTAAAAGGATTCGGCCGCTCCTCACCCTTTATAGCGGGATGTGCTTTGCCCCCTTAAACCCCTTGATGATTCAAGCCGCTGTAGCGTCAGAACTCATTCATATGGCCTCCCTGATTCATGATGATGTTATTGACGAGTCCGCAACCCGGCGCGGAAAACCAACCATAGTGTCCCAATATGGTAACCATGCAGCAATCCTAACTGGAGACTACCTATTCGCCGAAGCCTTTAATATCCTTTCTAAACAACAACTATTAGCCAGTATGACCTACCTGGTTGATGCAATCCAGGCTATGTGTCACGGGGAAGTACATCAATCGGATGATCAATTCTCTAATTCAGTTGATACGCACAGCTATTTTAGCAGGATTGCCAATAAAACAGGAATTCTGCTGGCGGCGTGCTGCCAATCCGGTGCCATCCTTGCCGGTGCAGCGCCGGAAGAATTAACCCTGATGCGGGAATACGGATTAAACCTTGGCTATGCCTATCAAATTACCGATGACATATTGGATATTAATGGGGATGAGGAATCACTTGGTAAACCGGTCGGCTCTGATCTTGCTAATGGAAATATAACACTCCCAATGCTTTATCTTTTGGACAAGCCAATTTATGGAGGCTGGTTTAGGGAAATTATGAGAACCCGTAATATTACTCATCAAGGCGCTCTTAGCATCAAAGCGGCTCTTATCAGTACCGGGTGCATTGAAGAAGCTTACCTGACTGCCACTCAATGTATCAATAATGCTAAAGCAAGCTTGGACAGAATTCCTTCCAGCCAATATAAAACCACTTTATTAAACATGGCTGATTCAATCCTGCACCGTAAAGCCTAA
- a CDS encoding MFS transporter, protein MDRFNYIKSMVSCSFPALKHDNFRIYWLGQCVSLIGTWMQNIGQTWLVYSITGSPLLVGLLGAMQFLPITIFSLFAGVVIDRYPKRTIILITQFTSMVLALTLSVLVFTETVRYEYILVLAFLLGLSNTIDIPTRQSFTIELAGKDDLMNAIALNSATFNLARIVGPAIGALILASLGAEWCFLINGLSYLAVILSLLKIKVQPYVRKEVSNNLLREINDGLKYISREPALLKTILMVLIIGIFVFNFNVLIPVFTKGVLHQEEYVYGFLMSALGIGSFLGALMVSLNSKSGPNAKVLMGSTVVVSILLVFISFSRTYYYTGVLLVITGIFNIWFSTTANSTLQINAKDEYRGRVISLYSLVFVGAAPLGNMFAGYVADKLGADIAFLLTGLLTLTCITALMLAFKITPRLRDSSEYNQITLQTNYTIFKKNDHTDNK, encoded by the coding sequence ATGGATCGTTTCAACTATATAAAAAGCATGGTCAGCTGTAGCTTCCCCGCCCTAAAACACGATAATTTTCGAATTTATTGGCTTGGACAATGTGTTTCCTTGATTGGTACTTGGATGCAAAACATAGGACAAACCTGGCTCGTATACTCCATAACCGGATCTCCTCTGCTGGTAGGTCTATTAGGAGCGATGCAATTCTTACCGATAACCATCTTTTCATTGTTTGCTGGTGTTGTTATTGATCGATACCCGAAAAGAACCATAATTCTGATTACGCAGTTTACTTCAATGGTCCTTGCCCTTACATTATCAGTTCTTGTCTTTACTGAAACGGTAAGATATGAGTACATTCTTGTTTTAGCTTTTCTATTAGGACTTTCCAATACAATTGATATACCGACAAGACAATCATTTACGATTGAACTGGCAGGCAAAGATGATTTAATGAACGCAATTGCTTTAAATTCGGCAACCTTTAATCTGGCTCGAATTGTTGGTCCTGCAATAGGTGCTTTAATTCTGGCTTCTCTAGGAGCTGAATGGTGTTTTTTAATTAATGGCTTAAGCTATCTTGCCGTAATTCTTAGTCTGCTCAAAATCAAGGTTCAGCCATATGTCCGTAAAGAAGTCTCGAACAACCTGCTTCGGGAGATAAATGATGGACTAAAGTATATTAGTCGTGAGCCGGCTCTCTTAAAGACAATTTTGATGGTGCTAATCATTGGGATCTTTGTTTTTAACTTTAATGTCTTAATTCCGGTATTTACAAAAGGCGTGCTTCATCAAGAAGAATATGTCTATGGTTTTTTAATGTCGGCCTTAGGTATAGGCTCTTTCCTGGGGGCATTAATGGTATCTTTGAATAGTAAATCCGGACCTAACGCCAAGGTTTTAATGGGAAGCACTGTCGTGGTTTCCATACTTTTAGTGTTTATCAGCTTTTCAAGGACGTACTACTACACGGGGGTATTATTAGTAATTACAGGGATATTTAACATTTGGTTCAGTACGACTGCTAATTCTACTCTCCAAATCAATGCCAAAGATGAGTACAGGGGAAGGGTAATAAGCCTTTATTCCCTGGTCTTTGTTGGAGCAGCCCCTCTTGGAAATATGTTTGCCGGTTATGTCGCGGATAAATTAGGGGCGGATATAGCCTTTTTGTTGACCGGGCTGTTAACCTTAACCTGTATTACAGCGTTGATGCTGGCCTTCAAGATTACGCCCCGTCTCAGAGACTCCAGTGAATATAACCAAATTACCTTACAGACTAATTACACTATCTTCAAAAAAAACGATCATACAGATAATAAGTAA
- a CDS encoding flavodoxin family protein, with product MNVMILTSSPNIDGLTAACGNAAKTGAEEAGANVVMVNLNQQRIGNCQACDNGWGSCRNEHQCQIKDDFQNLHASMAKFDAFVVITPVYWGDMSESAKAFTDRLRRCEALKKQNSFIEAKQVISVAAAGGSGNGIISCLTSMERLFTHVRADKFDFIGVTQKNKNYKLNTIREGAKEMVSVLSRKGSKVD from the coding sequence ATGAACGTGATGATTTTAACAAGCAGCCCTAATATTGATGGGTTGACAGCCGCCTGTGGAAACGCTGCTAAAACTGGGGCAGAGGAGGCAGGTGCAAACGTTGTGATGGTTAATCTAAATCAGCAAAGGATCGGTAACTGCCAAGCCTGTGACAATGGTTGGGGATCATGCCGAAACGAGCACCAGTGTCAGATAAAGGATGACTTTCAGAACTTGCATGCATCTATGGCTAAGTTTGATGCTTTTGTTGTTATAACCCCAGTTTATTGGGGGGATATGAGTGAGTCGGCGAAAGCTTTCACCGACCGCTTAAGACGCTGCGAAGCCTTGAAAAAACAAAATTCGTTTATTGAAGCCAAACAAGTGATATCCGTAGCCGCAGCAGGTGGGAGCGGCAACGGAATCATTTCATGTCTTACCTCAATGGAAAGACTCTTCACTCACGTAAGAGCCGATAAGTTTGACTTTATAGGAGTCACTCAGAAAAATAAAAACTATAAACTGAACACCATTCGCGAAGGTGCTAAAGAAATGGTATCTGTTCTAAGCCGTAAAGGAAGTAAGGTAGACTGA
- the pckA gene encoding phosphoenolpyruvate carboxykinase (ATP): MDTSSHVDRLFAIKPPAGRNLPVSKLVEIALARQEGVLTDTGALCCTTGNYTGRSPNDRYIVDEASVHSQIAWGNVNKPISLEIFDRLYQRALEYLETKDYFVFDGFAGADEKYSMPLRVINEYAWHNIFVQQLFIRPTSQQLEVHQPEFTMICTPGLKADPESDGTNSEAYIILSLEKKIIILGGTEYAGEMKKSIFSVLNYLMPLREVLPMHCSANVGADGDAALFFGLSGTGKTTLSADPERSLIGDDEHGWSGNGIFNFEGGCYAKCIDLSQEKEPQIWKAIRFGTVIENVILNSDSRVPDFTDNSLTENTRAGYPVNYIDNALIPSLAGHPRVVVFLTADAFGVLPPISKLTKEQAMYHFLSGYTSKLAGTERGVTEPQVTFSTCFGEPFLPLSPAVYANMLGKRIDEHKARVYLVNTGWSGGPYGVGKRMNLTYTRAMITAALNGELEKVHYHADPVFGILIPEEVNGVPAEILTPRNTWDDTEAYDKTARSLAESFRHNFEKFVDVSADIRSAGPSIT; encoded by the coding sequence ATGGATACCAGTTCCCACGTAGATCGACTGTTTGCAATAAAGCCTCCTGCCGGCAGAAATCTGCCGGTAAGCAAGCTTGTGGAAATTGCATTAGCCCGACAAGAAGGTGTGCTGACTGATACCGGTGCACTATGTTGCACGACCGGCAATTACACTGGCCGCTCTCCCAATGATCGATATATCGTTGATGAGGCTTCTGTTCATAGTCAAATCGCTTGGGGAAACGTTAACAAACCAATCAGTCTTGAGATATTTGATAGACTCTATCAACGGGCTTTGGAGTATTTGGAAACTAAGGACTATTTCGTGTTTGACGGGTTTGCTGGAGCTGATGAAAAATACAGTATGCCACTTAGAGTAATCAATGAGTATGCTTGGCATAACATTTTTGTCCAACAGTTGTTTATTAGACCAACATCTCAGCAATTGGAGGTTCATCAACCAGAATTCACTATGATTTGTACTCCCGGTCTAAAAGCAGATCCGGAGTCTGATGGTACTAACTCAGAAGCATATATTATTCTGTCCCTTGAGAAAAAGATCATTATCTTAGGTGGTACTGAGTACGCTGGAGAAATGAAAAAATCCATTTTTAGCGTTTTAAATTATTTGATGCCTTTACGTGAAGTTTTGCCTATGCATTGTTCCGCAAATGTTGGAGCAGATGGGGATGCTGCACTCTTCTTTGGTCTTTCAGGTACGGGCAAGACAACTCTGTCAGCTGATCCGGAGAGAAGTTTGATTGGTGATGATGAGCATGGCTGGTCCGGAAATGGCATTTTCAATTTTGAAGGGGGCTGCTATGCCAAGTGCATTGATCTATCTCAAGAAAAGGAACCCCAGATTTGGAAGGCCATCCGATTCGGAACGGTCATTGAGAATGTTATTTTAAATTCGGATTCTAGGGTGCCGGATTTCACAGACAACTCTCTTACCGAAAATACACGTGCGGGTTATCCTGTAAACTATATTGATAATGCCTTGATACCTAGCCTGGCAGGTCATCCGCGTGTAGTTGTGTTTTTGACGGCAGATGCATTCGGAGTGCTGCCGCCGATCTCAAAACTTACTAAAGAGCAGGCCATGTATCATTTCCTATCCGGCTACACGTCAAAGCTTGCAGGTACAGAGCGGGGAGTTACGGAACCGCAAGTCACATTTTCGACTTGTTTCGGGGAGCCGTTTCTGCCATTGAGTCCGGCGGTTTACGCGAATATGTTAGGAAAACGAATTGATGAGCATAAAGCTAGAGTTTATTTAGTCAATACCGGTTGGTCTGGAGGTCCCTATGGAGTCGGGAAACGCATGAATCTAACGTATACCAGAGCTATGATAACGGCAGCCTTGAACGGAGAGTTAGAGAAGGTTCATTATCACGCGGACCCGGTCTTTGGCATTTTGATTCCCGAAGAAGTAAATGGAGTACCTGCTGAAATCCTAACTCCGCGTAATACTTGGGACGACACTGAGGCTTATGACAAAACTGCACGCTCTCTGGCGGAGAGCTTTCGTCACAATTTTGAGAAGTTTGTTGATGTTTCAGCGGATATTCGTTCCGCCGGACCTAGTATTACATAA
- a CDS encoding type II toxin-antitoxin system HicB family antitoxin: MKSCTLIASPLNEEGLWFAEILEVEGCKTQGNDLLEVIQKAKELREAIDTINGLQFDEEESPSDEEENNCDVVGYFVSHKNKANGSICSNISEVIGMIEDFDIVTDRGSKAFRRHLRIIMTHLSLEMPTLSIGPWTIQCKSMKRQLASAPKWEGWKDKWNANEESA; the protein is encoded by the coding sequence ATGAAAAGTTGTACCTTAATTGCCAGCCCACTTAATGAAGAAGGACTCTGGTTTGCAGAAATACTTGAAGTAGAAGGGTGTAAAACTCAAGGAAATGACCTGCTCGAGGTAATTCAAAAAGCGAAAGAATTACGGGAAGCAATTGATACAATTAATGGACTTCAATTCGACGAAGAGGAATCACCAAGTGATGAAGAGGAAAACAATTGTGATGTTGTAGGCTATTTTGTGTCCCATAAAAATAAGGCCAATGGGTCTATTTGTTCGAATATCAGTGAAGTTATTGGAATGATTGAGGACTTCGATATTGTCACTGATAGAGGGAGTAAAGCTTTTAGAAGACACCTAAGGATTATTATGACTCATTTATCTTTGGAAATGCCTACCCTAAGCATTGGACCTTGGACCATACAGTGTAAATCCATGAAAAGACAATTAGCATCCGCTCCTAAATGGGAGGGATGGAAAGATAAATGGAACGCGAATGAGGAGTCGGCCTAA